One Xyrauchen texanus isolate HMW12.3.18 chromosome 26, RBS_HiC_50CHRs, whole genome shotgun sequence genomic window, CCTGATGTTTAGAAATGCCCCTGCCTTTTTGAACTGCTGTCTTCTGGCCAGCGCTGCacagcactgagcaccagaacagccaggtACAACAGCAGCTTTTCCACAGGCTATCCACCACATGAAAGTTACAACTGAACCCAAGGGCTCACCACTGTGCAATATACAATTCactcatattttcatatttaacatACTCTACCTTTTTTACgatttacattcccttgcactaaaCTGTATATCTGAATATATAGCATGTACATATGTTATTTATCTGTCttgttgtgtatttatatatatattttattatctgCATTGTTTTTCACTGTGCACTGAAaactgtcaccaagacaaattccatgtgtgtgtaagcatacttggaaaAAAATCTCATTCTTATTCTGATCACTAAAATTCAAGgcattatttatttcaaaagttTCACAGCTCCAACATGTCACAAATCAGGTAACATATCTTTAACATTCGAAAATAAAAACCTCCCTATCATGTAGTCCCAAAATATGGTTATGATAAATGAAAGACGGCAGATGAGCTTTGATTCAGTTATGAGATAAAAGGGCATTTAAAAagcatataatttttttcattacccGTGACTACAGTTTCCAGTGGATAACTCATTAAGGAAATCAATACCAGTATACAATTTTTCAAAAACTTTCTTGGGTAAAAAATTTGTTAAATAACTGCACAAGTACCAGTATTGAAATTAGTTGTGTAACTTAATTCAGAGGATCACAACTGTAGCAATATAAGAAACCATCTCCAACACAAATACAGATTTAAGAAGATCCTTGAACATTAAACAGGGATAaagtttaacaaaacattttttgtttgctttttaacaCTATCTCGTTTTAAGTTTCTTTCACACATGAAGAACAGGAGGTTTTGCAGAATGTAAAATTAAACTGGAATGAAGCAGCACACATTCTCCTTTCCACTATCTACACACCCTCAAAGATGGTCTtgttatatatacacaaacaggaAGTGTAGTTTACTGATGTCATTCAGGGCTTGAGTTTGAGCCAGGGGTGAACTATGGTGAGAATTGACAGGATGGAGGAGGTGAGACCGCAGGCTCCTACAAAGCCTGGCCCCGTTGGGTACAGTCCCAGCCGGTCCAGTGGAATGAACACATCGCACAGGTTCTTCAGGAGGTCCAAGAGGAGCGGAGGGTTGTTGCGCAGCACCGTGACCAGGAGGGAGAAGTGCGTGTTGAGCCTGTCTGAGATCAGAGGGAGGGGTGGTAGTGGAGACAGGGCTGAAGATGGAGAGGGGGTCAGATGATCTCTGTTCTCTGGGGTCAGAGTGAGAGGGGACGGACTGGAATTAAAGGTTTTAGATGAAGTGCTGCGGGACTCTCTCTCCATTAGCAGACGGATTTCATAAGCATCTCGGGTTAGGTTGAGGATGAGTGCAAACAAGTAGCATCTGTTTTAGAAGTAAGAGGAAATCCGGTTATTAACCTTGTGTGCTTTTCATTTTGGCTAACAATTTTTTTGATCCCACTCAAAATTTACCAGAACAGTCTTTGTGTAACACCTtgtttgcaataaatgtaataacacatttattgacaattttttttCATCTCACACCACTTACTGTAACTACTTTCATAGTTATCAATTttttgtgtatgtgggtgtggaTTTTATGGTATTCAGACCTCATTTACctcaaatgacaaaataaaaaaaccctCACTTCAAAATAGCAGAATTGAACAAATTTAAAAAAGACTGCTGTGTGTCATGCATTAGGGGCATCTGCTGCAATCTCTGGAAATTTCATTGCGATGACAAGTATGACCTATAGGTGGCCTCAGTTGTTGCCTGGTCTCTGTAACCCAATACTATAACTTAATTTTTAGATACATTTAGCAGCATAAATGAGTACACCCCTTCTGAACATAGATATATTTCTATTCTAAATGATTACTATTCCAATTCACGGAAAGATTGaaactgaaatgtattaaaattatacttaataaccttttttcaaatagtgatagaAGTGTCACTTCTCACCGCAGATTACGCTATGCCTACggcatacgccggaactcgactctctggTGAACGCGTTGACGGccattactggaagccagtgattcaagtttataaagttataaatatggatatttttcttacaaaaagcatcgcttcacttcagaaggcctttattaactccctggagacgtatggattactttttgatggatggatgcacttttttgggcttcaaaatctaaggtaccattcactcccattataaagcttggaagaggcaggatattttttaatataactgattgtgtttggctgaaagaacaatgtcatatacacctaggatggcttgagggtgagtaaattatgggatcattttcatttttgggtgaaataaccatTTAATGTAATCAATTCAGG contains:
- the LOC127620033 gene encoding peroxisomal membrane protein 11B-like, whose amino-acid sequence is MMESWLRFSSQSQAKERIFRAAQYACTLLGYTLQKGGARAELLKTIKQLEAHMSLTRKLMRLGNSAEALEAAKRTVHLSDCVLRLCITVAHLNRAMYFACDNVLWAGKTGLLPELDQNKWSQRSFRCYLFALILNLTRDAYEIRLLMERESRSTSSKTFNSSPSPLTLTPENRDHLTPSPSSALSPLPPLPLISDRLNTHFSLLVTVLRNNPPLLLDLLKNLCDVFIPLDRLGLYPTGPGFVGACGLTSSILSILTIVHPWLKLKP